In Hyperolius riggenbachi isolate aHypRig1 chromosome 1, aHypRig1.pri, whole genome shotgun sequence, the genomic window tgctcaagactacctgtgtcccctggcttgtgaagcGGAGCGTGAAAGTaatgtgtcagcagtgcaatgatcggggattcttcctgtgtggcaattgctgtgtgtcatatctatgacgccatctagtggcatcttgagacacagctgtatgatcctggggcacatctggctatgggaaggggggctaacttgtactgggggcacatctggcaactGTGGAGGGTTCTATACTggtgggagggggcttatacgcaagtcaatcacttttttctaTTTCtggggggaaagtgggtacctcggcttatacgcagttaggcttatatgtgagtatatacggtaaccacCTTCCGTAGCTGTGTGCAGATGCAGCACCACTGTTAGGTTGGCAAGATTGCGGGACTATCAACCTTGGGTGCAAAAAAATCTGCAAAATTCAGATGGAAGGAGTTTCTGCCTGAGAACAGGTAATAAGCAGATatgagagatggcctgaactgttcactGGCAGAGAGTTCCTGGTGAACTTGGGCTGTTCGCCATTCGCATTTAACGCAATTTTTTGTTCGTTAAAAATTCCCGTTCGCATTTTCTACATTAAAGTCACTGTCTGACgacttaatagcaaagcccccgtacatgctagaaacaccaaatttgcagggtatgaagACAGTGGGAACTAGAGGAAAACATTTACTTTTCAAAAATACCcttttgtttttgaaaaaaatcaattttaaagttcttgggccgagtgtgggaaatgttttaatggccgccgactttaacggttaactgCAAAGCACAAGAACATGCTGGAAACACTAAATTTGAAAGGTATGTCAGGAAGGacaataaaatgatttttttttttcaaaaagactttatagttttttaaACAAATGATTTTTAAATTACTTGGGCTGACTGTGGAAAATgttttaatggccgccgactttagcggttaatagcaaaatcccctgaacatgctagaaacaccaaattggcACAAtatgttaaagctaatgggaactgggttttttttttttaaaaagtcagatactcacctaaggagagggaggctctgggtcccatagagcactccctctcctctcccgatgcccgctgctgtcctggcttccccgtagcggtattcaaccatttcggtcaaataccgctgtctcccggccgaagggaggcttcggaaatgcttcgggagcccgagtgctctcgaagacgggccgctctacactgcgcgcgtgcgcgcgccctCTATGATGTGTTCGCGTGTgtgccgcctgtctttgggaggactcggctcccgaagacttccgaagtcccctcggcgggggatgtgaacgggggagacagcgcagcaccgggcccaccgggagaggagagggaaggctcattaggaccgagcctttcctctccttaggtgagtatctgccttttttttgtaagaacccgggttacattagctttaagaaggacagtgggaacaagaggaaaaataattaaaaagaccttatcgttttttagaaaatcgatatTAAAGTTAGAGGAAAGAGTAGCAAAGTAAAtgcggtaaaatgacagataatgttttaacatgtacagtatataaatgtatttattttttaatatatgttcagagtgtgggaaatatcaaAAAAAGgagcagcaggaaaaaaaaaggttgggcagCATGAATACTTGCAGCCTCCTGGCATAAATCTGCTGCATGCAGCACTCAGTAACTGTGTGCAAtgagcatgcgggctggtatGGCCCGTGGGACCCACAGCAGCATGATATCAACTATaaggtcattttgaaaaaaaatctgctaaagtcggcatccgatcgcctgcccaccggcgtaacaataggggatgcgacccctgtcccggggcccccctagggcctgctcagggactttttggggggcaggagggatcgcaacataagaggcgaGTGTGGACGGAGATCGGTAGGGAGgagggacattccccccctccctcacctcgggctctcctctgagCGCTCCCCCTTCCACAATCAATAGGGGCAGCGGGCGGGCGGCGGCAGACTGGACACATACCTCCTTTGCGCCGGAGGTCTCccatctctaagagcttcatgttacttcctgtttacacagatttgcaaaatcgccagtgcttaaaaaaaaatctgcaaacacTGATAGTGCAAATGAGCACTTGAAGGGATGGTCCAGGGTAATTCAaaatcaaaaatctacttaccacaggcttcctccagcctctttcaGCGATCCtgttcccttgccgcagctccggtggttcCGTTCCTCTCCGGTGCGGCTTATGGAGTCACActaacgtcatccggactgtactgcgcaggcgcagaactactgtgtctgtgcagtacagtccagatgaagTCAGTGCGTAAGCGCAGTGGGCATCTtgcgccggaggggaccccgggcctccGGCGTGGAGtgtagctgcggtgagggcacgggacggctggcaggggctggaggaagccccggctaagtagattttttttttacacgtctttggatgtgtcctttaacgagagataaattgtgagccaTATATGCTCATATTGAACACTAGAGGCCCTCACAGGTGCCAGCCATCCAGAATATACCCAAACCAAGCTGCATGTTTCTTGCAGGAAATGTAAAATCAGATACTTCAATATACCAattttagtttgtttgtttttatctgtgGAATTTTGAACTATTTCAAATTATATGGCAGTAACAATTCTATAAATATAATTCACGTTTAGCAACAACTTACATGCCAATATGTACTGTAGTATGGTGACAATGACAAGGACTCCAAAGCCGATAGCTGCCAATGTGAAGCAGAGCGGACTATTCCTTATCTTACCCTCTGTGGggaaaaacagcaaaaaaaaatcaatgcgaTTCTTTACTGTAGGTCTAACAACAATCTGTAATCTATGGTGCCAATGATAGGCCCTGGTATGTCCGACGGGTACTTTGGCTAGATATAACTGATAATGCATAACATCATTTGAGTTTGAGAAAATAATAACTCCTATATAAACAAGACCAAATTagcattttagctaattaaaagactACTATCATGaataaaaatgttaaataaacacatacaaataagaagtacttttcttccagggtaaaatgagccatatattacttttctcctatgttgctgtcatttacagtaggtagacaATATGTAACATatctgacatattttggactagcccatctccaaaTGGGGGatccttgtttttttctttacttacAAAATCAGTTCCTGAATGGTAGTTAGTTAATGAATGGTATTCACTTACTGAATAGTGGCTCTGTCCAACATACTAAGAATCCCCAccgaggagatggactattccaaaatctgtcagatctctcagatttctacttcctactgcaagcgacagcaacataggagataagtcATTTAAcactgcattttactctgggagaaatttacttcttatttgtgtttacatttatttaatttttttacaatttctAATGATAATAGTCCTTTAAAGCGTACCAGAGGCGGCATTtaaaaaaagatttgatacttacctggggcttcctctatgcCCATAAACATGTcggagtccctcaccgtcctcctgcggtcttcCGTTCTTCCGCGCTCAGCCCCGGTATCAGGCTCAGCCGTGTCAGTCgtggccttctgcgcatgtgtagcaGGTCTGCATATGTGCAGGAGGCCATGACTGACGCGACTGTTCCTGCTACCGGGTCTGATCAATGATGTTCCACAACTTAATTCCGATAATACGATATCTGTAATTTGTAATAATATTTTACTAACACCTAAACTAAAGCCGAACCATGGGCCCTCCCTCTATGGATGCCAGATCCTAACCATCCCCTcaaccaatgtctaaccctaaccaaccccatgCCCTGAAATTCCTAACCCAGCTGACCCCCcgaccaatgtctaaccctaaccaaccccatgCCCTGAAATTCCTAACCCAGCTGACCCCCcgaccaatgtctaaccctaaccaaccccctggcccGAAATTCCCTACCCAGCTGACCCCCCgatcaatgtctaaccctaaccgacccctgcCCCGAAATTCCTAACCCAGCTGACCTCCcgaccaatgtctaaccctaaccaaccccctgcccCCAAATTTCTAACCCAGCTGACCCCcaaccaatgtctaaccctaactgaccccctgcCCTGAAATTCCTAACCCAGCTGACCCCCcgaccaatgtctaaccctaaccaaccccctggcccGAAATTCCTAACCCAGCTGACCCACCgatcaatgtctaaccctaaccgacccctgcCCCGAAATTCCTAACCCAGCTGACCTCCcgaccaatgtctaaccctaaccaaccccctgcccCGAAATTCCAAATCCTGCTGACCCCcaaccaatgtctaaccctaaccgaccccctgCCCCGAAATTCCTAACCCAGCTGACCCCCCaactaatgtctaaccctaaccaatcccttGCCTCAAAATGCCGACCCCCCTatctgatgccttaccctaactcagaggtgcccacactttttcgccttgtgagctacttttaaaaattagcaagtcaaaatgatctacctatgtacaattttaggagcacacttgtatatacagaatggaaaatgtagcacGGTCGGAATCTACTATGAAGTCCTTTGTGATCTATCCATTGGGCACTAACTGATCCTCTGCCGTAAAGTACCTACCGCCTTCTGCTGCAATCCTCATTGATTTGCTGCTAATATCCGCTGAAGCAGCCTTCAGAGGTGCCCATGTTAATAGCTGGGATTAACGGCTATAAGTGGAAATTTGCCTACGGAGGTGCCGCAAGTACCGTGGCGCCTCTATTGCGCCCAAATGACCGGAttcagtactggttaagggcactgcctttgacaggggagaccagggtttgaatcctggctagggtcagtacctattcagtaaggagtccttggacaagactccctaacactactgggTGGCATTTTGAGTGTGTCCGGGTGGCTGCAGCTCATGAGCccaacgggagaaaagcgctatacaaatgttaggattattattactaACAGCAATTTCCCCTTTCAACTTTCCAACTAAACTGTTCCTAAAAGTGGAGAAGTTTCATCCCGCGGTGTAAGATTGCAGGTGAAAACAGGTGACAAAAGCTATCTGTAGCTGACAACAACACACAGTAAATATGCCTTTTGACAATTACCTTTTTTGTAGCTGGGAAAGGCCAAAGATGTATGGAAAAGTAATGTATTCAACAATGAAAAACAAAGCGAAGACTGAGGTGTAAAATAAGTTATTGTTACAGTTTCTTACcacacattgcccacaggaaaATGCTGATAGCCTGGCAGGCCAGGGACAATGGATTACTGATGGAGAGGATGCTGCTGAGCACTTCCTGGATCAGCTGATGACCTAAAACCACAGAATAGGGACTCAGCTCAGAGCTCAGGGCAGGTTCAGGAGAGCCTCAAGAACTATTGAGAAAACAATACACTTACTAAAATTAAGATTGCTTTGTTGAGacagttttggccaaaatgcataaTAGGAGGTGAGGAATGTAGGATAGATGATGAGTGTGATACAAGATTGTGATAGTGGTGATAATCAGATGTATCGGTATTGTAAGTTGTTTGAGGCTCTATTCACACCTGTGTTTTCATTTtagccggcgttttgcaggagtgatttttccgcgatttcacacgGTAAAATCACTGAACAGTGCAGCGATTTTGGCGCGATCgcattttgcgcttctatagcactgaaacgcaatcgcctggaaatcgcctgaaaatggtgcaggctatgcaTTTGCGTTTGGCGTTTTTGCCCGTTTTTGGACGATTTGCAGCGATAAGcgaaaatcgcccaagtaagaacgggcccatagggtttcattacgctagcgcttttaaaaagcactagcgttttagCGGCAAAACACTCTagcgtgaatggggcctaaattgTAACAGAAAAGTATATATCTTATCTTacgaatataataaatgggaaagtttggatgttgttactcgatcacacaaaaacagctgaacggatttgaatgcaatttggcacacacatagtacattacctggaataatatataggatactttttattcccataaccaaaaaggggtggagacaaatacacatttcactgggaaatgtaaactgcagccattcttacactggtaatggtagagttctcaaactttgcacagttggtcgctgggtgactgggattaatattcagaaaggtgggaggagcctacaaacgccaatcataattcacctattgattttcaaggggaatatttacattgttgacattcttgcactgttaatggcacaagcctcaaacctggtacagttgatcattgggtgactagggttcaatttcagaaagggggtggagccacaaacagccaattagatttgtttcatttcaatgcaaattattgatgccaaagaccgcaaagctcacaaacttggtcattgagtaattgggtACTTGTGTGTTAAGTTagacaaagtgggcggagctaacaccagccaaatacatacaccaggccatcagctagttatTAATAAATCACCATCATTAAGTAAGAACCTGCCAATATTTCCATAGTAAGAAAAGGGGGTTGGGGTACTCACATTTCACCAATGATAGCAAAGTCAGGATCACATTCACTGCGGGGGCCAGCGAGAAGCAGACAGCCGGGAATCCAGTACTGCAAGCTACAGGGAAGGACATAATGGTCGTTAATCAGGGAACTACAACTATACAGGTAATTGTGTGACACATTGCTCCCTTCCCAGAAACAACCAAGGAAGTAACTCAGGGCAAAGTGTTAGGGCCCTTTCccactgctagcattttgtggtccAATGCCAAATGCTAGGTCCATAAATACTGATGGAATCTGCGGCGAATGTTTCCAGTAGTGCGATGCATTTGCAAAGTGTTTTTCCTGATCGCAAACACTGTACATGCTGTATATGTTCAATGCCTTTGAGCTCCTATACCTAACTATAGAAGTGCAGAGAAATTGCATAACAATCGCACCGCTATGCGATTTTCCCATAATCCGGACATGCAAAACGTTTTCTcgacttttttttccctgcaggaaATCGCAGTCACACTACAATCAAACCATACACCCCACAAATCACAGCCCGATCGCATGTGTCGAAATAGAATAAAATGTAATCACAGCGTAATTGTGATTGTAATCACGTTTCTTAGTGGAGAAGGGCCCTTAGCACGTGGTGCTCCTATATGTGTCAAATAAAATGAAGATGCTCCTATGTTTGTTGTTTATATCTTGTAACTGCTTTTTTTATATTGTCCGCATGCTTGTGGACAGCTTGCAAGACCGCAACCTGCAAGTGGTCTGCAAAAATGCTTACATTATAAAGAAACGCTTTAAAGTCAATGTGCATCATAAAAAcaaaatcagccagatacttacctaaggaggctctataggtcccagagccttccctctcctctcccggcgcCCTCGTTCGGCAGCAGCTCCTCCGTTTGCATTCCCCGCTGCGGGGAGctgcagaagtcttcaggagccgagtcctcccgaaaacaggcggctccatactgcacatgtaagAGTGAGTGAGGGCGCTAgcacgtgtgcagtatggaggagCCCGTCTTCGGGaatactcgggctcccaaagcttCAAAGCCTCCcttcagcagcagagagagcagtatttgaccaaattggttgaatactgctatggGGGAGCAAGTGCTAGAACGGGGGCCGAGAGAGGGACGGGAAGGCTttgtaggacccagaacctttcctctccttaggtaagtatctggctgatttttctttattttttaacaattccTTTTGACTTTGCATTGCAGGGAAATTAAACACCTGTGAGGTTAACCTTCTATTTgtattaaggaaaaaaaacacaaaaaattaaatcAGTACACTGTCATAGGGACGCACTATGGGATTTCCATTATATGATCGCAGATATTTGGGACATTTTCGCACCTGGATTAGATTGTATGGATTTCTATGTATGCTTATATATATGTATGCCTGTGAGGAAGCGGCCTTTagccatgaaacatgtcagggagCTTTTGAATTCTGCTTATGGAGCTACATGTTACTCTTCATGTTGCATGAAACCAAAACAAATTAGCAAAATAACATGGACTCAAATATGATCTTGTAAATATGATGCTATTTTGAatattaaaatgtaccagagatcaaagaatcgaaagaattgatacttacctggggcttccttcagccccataagcaagTATGAATccctcagccctggtaactggctcagtcgggtccagtctgggttttCTGCGCATGTATGTccctcagccctggtaactggctcagtcaggtccagtctgggtTTTCTGCGCATGTATGTccctcagccctggtaactggctcagtcgggtccagtctgggttttCTGCGCATGTATGTccctcagccctggtaactggctcagtcgggtccagtctgggttttCTGCGCATGTATGTccctcagccctggtaactggctcagtcgggtccagtctgggttttCTGCGCATGTATGTccctcagccctggtaactggctcagtcgggtccagtctgggttttCTGCGCATGTATGTccctcagccctggtaactggctcagtcgggtccagtctgggttttACGCAAATGCACAGAAGACCACGACTAATTCGACTGAGCccattaccagggctgatcgcggctgaacggcagaccgcgggaggacggcgtcgGACTCAtatgtgcttatggagctggaggaagccccgggtaagtattgattctttagattctttgatctctggtttactttaagtgacTTCTGCTTTCTCCATAACCCCCAAATTCTTGAATCTTGGTTTGACAAACTCACTTAATGTCAGGGACCGTGGCatgactacaattcatggggccaccCAGGAAAACTTTGAAGCTCCCTTTCCCCCGCAAtactcacaccccttcccttgcctccactTGGTGACCTTCACGGCCTTGggactcatctcctcatctcacaagagtcataaaacaagtgtgcccatcgtaatcttcacacccataacaagtgtagccacaaatacacctgatctgaagtatagtcccctgtattggaggaagggaagattAGTATGGGCCCCtttcacagctctgggcccccctgtggttgcACGTGCTACTACACTCTAGTTACTCCCTTGGCATGGAGATTTCACCAATTACCAATaatataaatattgattaaatATTATTCTTCATTCTTAACTGCACTCGTGCCAAGCTGTAAtccttcagggcccattcacactcggGCGATTAGCGGGTCGTTTACCACTAATCGCCGAATCGCCACCAATTACTTGTGCTTTTTACAGCGCTAGTGCAAtgttaactatatggcagtgatctcactcgaTTCGTGATTAGTGCTGGAAGCAAAACGCGCTACATGCAtaattgttttgtgttttttgagaGATTGCGATAGCAATGTATTTCAATTGCGAATCGAGAGCAGTCAAAAAAGTGAAAATGACCAGTGGTTTTTCCACGTTAATCGCATAAAAATTGATGTAACAAAACGCTAGCaccaatcactagcgttttgcgtttgtaagtgtgaatgggccccccCTTACGCAGTTCCTCCTCTGTGGACTCCAGCACCAGCTGCTCAACTGGCCTGGGGGTCTTTCCATCCAACTAGtgactaaggcctcgattcatcgaaCATTACCTCATTCGGTAATGCTGGAAACAGCCGAGATAAGGGAGCATTTAGGAAaaatcaattcatcaaggctgttaccacatgaatagctgaaattacagagcagtgaggtaatttaccgacttgtgcggtaattacctcaacacatgtcagtaaatgtcagttCATCAAGTTCGATCTTTACCGGCTGCACTGTGGTGGTGAAAACCAGCTTCGAATGCCTCCTGTTTGGATATCCCAGTGGTTTACAAGAGCAGAGAGcccatagaaacagcccctgtctcctgcaagtcccattGATCGGACCAGCAGGCTTCTCCGGCGGGTCTAGCTTTTCTACCCCCAGGCAGTGAACAGAGAGATGATGGAACCAAAGACGCTTCCCCTGCCACCCTTTGGCAGTTTAAcctcttaggttcctgtttgaagatgcggaggagctagtggggaaatcacctaagcagggcatgtgtaatgtctcctggaagttcttctaagctgtggcaactaaataaaatattaagaaaaactaatggacagattcaaaTTGAgccgaggcagtataacaaacagtataACAAGCATGTACATCTaaaagggatgtcgggatgccccttacaattgtaatgctgtctctgcatggaTGCTCTGCTGTTACTCTGTGAATGGGCCTCAGTAAATTACCGAACGTCTACCagacctgtgaaaatattgatgaattaacaaaaaaagtaaaaaataccaaatgctgtattttaatgatttttttttttttttatcgaacagcctttgatgaatcgaggcctaagtgaGTAGACAGTTGTTCATACTGTATAACAATGCAGACATTGTAATTATAGTATATTGTATGACTTTACCAGCGCACCTGTTAGATTTTGCACACGTTCTGGTGTCGGCATTGTAGTAAATGGTGCCTCCGATttaaagcctggaaaaaaaaaaagcaaaccaaTGATGTGGACACGAGCAAAATTTGAACAAGACTATGAAGATTGATACACAGAGAGGGCCAGAGCTTACATAGgggaaaatgcccccccccccgcctcccccaaTGTAAATAGGGGTCGCCTGGGGCCTCTGCAGGCAAGgccccataggccatggcctagggcaccaggaacgcAAGGGGTGGGTTGTGGGCAGCAGggaggcagtagcagttagcctgctgaacattcATCCTGCTACAAAGAGTTTGCTACCAAGAGCCGGATCTGGCACTCGGGGGATGAAGGGACAACAGACGGGCAAAAGAGCTTAGAATCTAATACCTGCCATCACTTCAttaactgtccttagaggagcctaCAGCCGTGTTGGGGTGTATAATAGGATTCTGTAGGTCTGAGGGCAGCTAGTAATAGCGGGCCTTGGGTGGTAGAAGGTACAAATCCGACCTGCTGACTCTATGATTGTCCGTCTtggcgttaaagagactctgaagcgagaataaatctcgcttcagagctcatagttagcaggggcatgtgtgcccctgctaaaccgcagctatcgcgcggctaaacgggggtccccatcacccccaaacccacccccgcaaaccttggtcgtcttcTTGGTCACAGATTTTCTCCTCCtgtaggcagggctaacggccgcagccctgcctccagttgcgtctatcagtggcacatcgccgcctctcccccgcccctctcagtgaaggaagactgaggggtgggggagaggcggagatacacgctgacagacgcgcgtggggcagggctgcggccgttaacCCTGcgacaatgcggaagcgctccccggctgtacggaggagatttgggggatcagggaccccagttaagccacgcgatagctgcgttttagcaggggcacacgtgcccctgctatctatgaggtctgaagcgagatttattctcgcttcagactctctttaagtgctggGGGAGTGGTTTGCAGGGAATTGCGCATCTCTGCTTGAGTGACTGAGCTCCACtcatcagtctaccagtggcgatcgccgttaggagactgttagacgacgaaactgccatctatttacattgtacagcgatgcggtctatggcagcgctgtactggggacagccgtgtcacttggctgtcccctggggaggctcacagagcgatcagatctcaTAGGCTGATACCTATGAGAGACGATTGCTGTCATtcgctggcaggaggagggagggagtgggggaaaaacaaataattaaaaaaaagaacaaaaaaaagaacaaataaattactaaaaaaaaaaaaacactgcctgcagcagcaatcagaggccaccaacagaaagctctgatggtgggcagaaaaggtagTGGTGGGGGGATTCATGTGTGTActtagttgtatggccctgcagcagaaAGTTAAAGTTTCAGAGCACTTAATTGTaagaaatagcctggtcactggggtggGGGAgaatgtggtcctgaagtggttaaagtggggaacaaaatagtaaaatattggtattaaataccaaaACTTTACTGCAGCTAACCCTAAGTGTATCCTCACAatgatccctcccactccagatgcctaaacttagttttatcattcaaaacacactggtcctttctatcatcattatttttccttcattttaacatttaaaaattagaaatattttttttaaccattttagcctaaTGGACGTGACTGTCATATCAATTCAGCTACTGCTGGGCTGCTGCGCGCGCCCGCACGCTCCCGTGCCGCACCCCATTAGCCcggaaatcaatgaatgggaacctagttcccatttattgatctaagtccccggcagaaagacTGACGGCTTCTCATCAGAAGCTGCAgtctttctgagaaaaaaaaagtttcccctcCTCCCTAGAGCGTTCACTGcctggactaaaaaaaaaaaatgtttgattgtggccatcttgtgtccaaatagtaaaactacttccacatacatttttttattagataaacacatattattacatttaaaattaactgtttacctcccacaataaaaattacccaaatcaaaaaatgttatgcaaaaaaaaaattacaattaaaaaa contains:
- the LOC137518571 gene encoding uncharacterized protein codes for the protein MIGWYEDGRLQPRVNFIGRLDFHKENCSFVLKNVSPKDSNLYTITTRYMEGDKTKQQEITVNVTIHGDPGFKSEAPFTTMPTPERVQNLTACSTGFPAVCFSLAPAVNVILTLLSLVKCHQLIQEVLSSILSISNPLSLACQAISIFLWAMCDIVLSELSCGTSLIRPGSRNSRVSHGLLHICRPATHAQKATTDTAEPDTGAERGRTEDRRRTVRDSDMFMGIEEAPEGKIRNSPLCFTLAAIGFGVLVIVTILQYILACAKSSCDESSCRAIKNLWKNYGCLVMCAVLGILQSGFTLCAWMAFYSTHWDIVVQKWWALALFAVVYLLVVTVLGCLSSYNQRKTETKEAKKMEGEELKEMNPSKNAP